Proteins from one Armatimonadota bacterium genomic window:
- a CDS encoding Gfo/Idh/MocA family oxidoreductase translates to MKTDKRVSRREFIKQSAVVGGIALLSGNLSALGANSKSTSPNERINVGVIGCGGMGNAHINALLALKGSGYPVEIIAVCDVYQPRLDAAASRTSGMAYQDYRKLLECKDIDAVTIATPDHWHSRMVVDAADAGKDVYCEKPMTHWRNLQEAKDVVDAIARNKRVMQVGTQYMSSSIWEEVNERIRAGAIGKLIHAQASDMRNGYIGVYDPNANDGQADPSKNLDWKMWLGPAKKRPWEPGRFFAFRSFWDYSGGIGTDFFPHSLTPLIRAMGLGFPKRVIGTGGQYQHKDGREIPDIFTITAEYPEGPSVLLVASLATNAGLPWVIRGYEGTINLDINGAVIEPQKAVVGEKRSREEIKAARNFSLEEHFRDFLECIRSRQKPRSHEILGYQVMTVLHMGVRSYKEGKVMEFDQKTEQVRPV, encoded by the coding sequence GTGAAAACAGACAAGCGGGTAAGCAGGCGGGAGTTTATAAAGCAGTCGGCAGTTGTAGGTGGGATTGCACTTCTGAGTGGCAATCTATCTGCTCTTGGGGCCAATAGTAAGTCAACTTCGCCTAATGAGCGCATAAATGTTGGCGTAATTGGTTGTGGCGGCATGGGTAATGCTCACATAAATGCGCTTCTCGCCTTGAAGGGTTCCGGCTATCCGGTCGAAATAATTGCCGTATGCGATGTATACCAGCCCAGATTAGATGCTGCTGCAAGCCGAACAAGTGGCATGGCATATCAGGATTATCGCAAACTTCTCGAGTGCAAGGATATTGATGCAGTCACAATCGCTACTCCCGACCACTGGCACTCGCGCATGGTTGTGGACGCTGCAGATGCGGGGAAAGATGTCTACTGCGAAAAGCCAATGACTCACTGGCGGAATCTCCAAGAGGCTAAGGATGTTGTTGACGCAATCGCCCGAAATAAGCGCGTGATGCAAGTTGGCACGCAATATATGTCATCAAGCATATGGGAAGAGGTAAACGAGCGCATTAGAGCTGGTGCAATCGGCAAGCTAATCCACGCTCAAGCAAGCGATATGCGTAATGGCTATATAGGAGTCTACGACCCAAATGCTAATGATGGGCAGGCTGATCCTTCAAAGAACCTAGATTGGAAAATGTGGCTTGGTCCAGCAAAAAAACGGCCGTGGGAGCCTGGTCGGTTCTTTGCATTCCGTTCGTTTTGGGACTACTCGGGCGGTATTGGCACTGACTTCTTCCCTCATTCATTAACGCCGCTTATTCGAGCGATGGGTCTTGGATTCCCGAAACGTGTTATCGGCACGGGAGGCCAATATCAGCACAAAGATGGGCGCGAGATACCGGATATATTCACAATCACTGCTGAGTATCCTGAAGGCCCATCGGTGCTTCTTGTTGCTTCGCTTGCGACGAATGCTGGCTTGCCTTGGGTAATACGAGGCTATGAGGGCACAATCAACCTCGACATAAATGGTGCAGTCATCGAGCCACAGAAGGCGGTTGTAGGCGAGAAAAGATCCAGGGAAGAGATCAAAGCCGCACGGAATTTCTCGCTAGAGGAACATTTCCGTGACTTCCTGGAGTGTATTCGCAGCCGCCAGAAGCCCAGGAGCCACGAAATTCTTGGCTATCAGGTTATGACCGTTCTCCACATGGGCGTTCGCTCTTACAAGGAAGGCAAAGTGATGGAGTTTGACCAAAAGACTGAGCAAGTAAGGCCAGTTTAG
- a CDS encoding nitroreductase family protein, whose amino-acid sequence MIEDIIKASRSYRRFHEDKPISEDTLRYLVNLARLSPSAANLQPLKYIISADRNLNERIFPTLAWAGYLRPWMGPAEGERPVAYIIILGDTEITKNFGCDHGIAAQSIMLGAAEKGIGGCMIGAIDRQRLREVLGLPERYEILLVIALGYPSEKVVLEDVGPDGSIKYYRDSHDVHHVPKRPLEEIILKVGGV is encoded by the coding sequence ATGATTGAAGACATCATAAAAGCAAGTCGGAGCTATCGAAGGTTTCATGAAGACAAGCCTATAAGCGAGGACACACTCAGATATTTGGTCAATCTAGCGAGGCTCTCGCCATCGGCGGCTAACCTTCAGCCTTTGAAATATATTATCTCTGCCGACCGTAATTTGAATGAACGAATATTTCCAACTCTTGCATGGGCAGGCTATTTGCGGCCTTGGATGGGGCCAGCGGAGGGCGAGCGGCCCGTTGCTTACATAATCATTCTCGGCGATACAGAAATAACAAAGAACTTTGGTTGCGACCATGGCATCGCTGCTCAGAGCATAATGCTTGGTGCTGCAGAAAAAGGGATTGGCGGATGCATGATTGGTGCTATAGATAGGCAGAGACTTCGTGAGGTACTTGGGCTTCCTGAGCGGTATGAAATTCTGCTTGTAATTGCACTTGGCTACCCCAGTGAGAAGGTGGTTCTTGAGGACGTCGGTCCTGATGGGAGTATCAAGTACTACCGTGATTCTCACGATGTCCACCATGTCCCCAAGCGGCCATTGGAAGAGATTATCCTTAAGGTAGGTGGGGTTTAG
- a CDS encoding DUF2752 domain-containing protein: MLKKLASVASFPVLIVAAKFFPYEHMPGICVFYKLTGYPCPTCGMTRSVIALTRLDFHKAFAYNALAPLLIAAFGVWWGNLVYKTVYGRRTWLDDWFSRHLNILVVLGFVVLLTWDMLRILLM; encoded by the coding sequence GTGTTGAAAAAGCTTGCCTCGGTTGCGTCGTTTCCTGTACTCATCGTTGCGGCAAAGTTTTTTCCGTACGAGCACATGCCAGGCATCTGCGTGTTTTATAAACTAACTGGCTATCCTTGCCCAACTTGTGGCATGACGAGGTCGGTTATTGCTCTGACACGCCTAGATTTCCATAAGGCGTTTGCTTATAATGCACTGGCTCCCCTTCTTATTGCAGCTTTCGGTGTATGGTGGGGTAATTTAGTTTACAAGACCGTCTATGGCCGGAGAACATGGCTTGATGATTGGTTTAGCCGTCACCTAAATATTTTGGTTGTCTTGGGGTTTGTTGTACTTCTTACTTGGGATATGCTTCGGATACTTTTGATGTAA
- a CDS encoding thymidine phosphorylase has protein sequence MRPLDIIRKKRDGEENSPEEINFFIEAYIRGEVSDFQMAAWLMAVYFRGMSASETAALTMAMVRSGCTLDLSCIPGRKVDKHSTGGVGDKTTIVLVPLLAAVGLPVIKVSGRSLGFTGGTIDKIESVPGFRTELSTQQMVDQVRRIGAVIVAQSENLVPADKKIYALRDLTATVESIPLIAASVMSKKIAAGADAIVLDVKAGLGAFMKTIAEAQQLAQTMVSIGKNVGKETVAVITNMDQPLGRAVGNSLEVKEAIETLKGNGPPDLVELCVRLGSIALVLGRKALTLAEGEKAVHEALCSGSGAAKFKEIIEAQGGNPAVVDDPTLLPKAPVVREIVSPASGYIWQLDAYKVARAEVELGGCRGEVGASPDPTVGIVLHRKVGDKVSAGEVLGEIHAGNERLALTAEEIVLSAYNFNSEPPPPQPIVHEVIA, from the coding sequence GTGCGGCCCCTGGATATTATTCGCAAAAAGCGAGATGGCGAAGAAAATTCTCCTGAAGAGATTAATTTTTTCATAGAAGCATACATTCGTGGCGAGGTATCCGATTTTCAAATGGCTGCCTGGTTAATGGCGGTCTACTTTCGCGGCATGAGTGCCAGTGAAACTGCCGCTCTCACTATGGCCATGGTTAGAAGTGGCTGTACCCTTGATCTTAGCTGCATTCCTGGGCGAAAGGTTGATAAGCACAGTACTGGGGGTGTCGGCGACAAGACTACTATAGTTTTGGTTCCTCTCTTAGCCGCTGTCGGACTCCCGGTGATAAAAGTTTCTGGTCGAAGCCTTGGTTTTACAGGTGGCACAATTGACAAAATAGAGTCAGTCCCGGGATTTCGAACAGAGCTCTCGACTCAGCAAATGGTAGACCAGGTGAGACGAATAGGTGCGGTTATTGTGGCCCAGTCAGAAAACCTAGTTCCTGCTGACAAGAAGATTTATGCGCTAAGAGACCTCACCGCCACTGTGGAATCCATTCCACTTATTGCGGCAAGTGTGATGAGCAAGAAGATTGCAGCCGGCGCTGATGCAATTGTCCTTGACGTTAAGGCAGGGTTGGGAGCATTCATGAAGACCATCGCTGAGGCTCAGCAACTAGCACAAACTATGGTAAGTATTGGCAAAAATGTGGGTAAGGAAACTGTAGCCGTCATAACCAATATGGACCAGCCGCTTGGACGTGCTGTTGGAAATTCACTTGAGGTAAAGGAGGCCATTGAGACTCTGAAAGGGAATGGGCCGCCAGACTTGGTTGAACTCTGCGTGCGTCTCGGAAGCATAGCGTTGGTGCTGGGGCGGAAGGCTTTAACACTGGCTGAGGGAGAAAAAGCGGTCCACGAAGCACTTTGCTCGGGGAGCGGGGCCGCAAAGTTCAAAGAGATAATCGAAGCTCAGGGAGGCAACCCAGCAGTTGTAGATGACCCAACGCTTCTTCCGAAGGCTCCTGTGGTTCGGGAAATTGTTTCGCCTGCTAGTGGTTATATTTGGCAGTTGGATGCCTATAAAGTTGCTCGAGCAGAGGTAGAACTTGGAGGCTGCAGAGGCGAGGTAGGAGCATCACCAGATCCAACGGTTGGGATTGTTCTGCATCGGAAGGTTGGTGATAAAGTGTCGGCTGGCGAGGTTTTGGGGGAAATTCATGCCGGGAACGAGAGGCTCGCCTTAACGGCGGAGGAAATTGTGCTTAGTGCATACAATTTTAACTCAGAACCGCCGCCTCCCCAACCGATAGTTCACGAGGTTATTGCATAA
- a CDS encoding AAA family ATPase: MDLFDHAAESHSEMPLAARMRPRTLDEFVGQEHIIGPGKLLRRAIEADELQSAIFWGPPGCGKSSLAAIIAKTSKAAFENFSAVTSGVADIRKIIERAKERQKLHGRKTILFVDEIHRFNKAQQDAFLPHVENGTIVLIGATTENPFFEVNSPLISRSRIFRFERLTAKQIEQLIRTAIEDKERGLGNWNVVITDEAMAHLVDVANGDARVALNALELAALTVPPDENGRRVVTLQVAEDAIQQRALAYDKDGDNHYDVISAFIKSMRGSDPDAALYWLARMIYAGEDPRFIARRIVIQAAEDIGNADPMALVVATAAAHAVEYVGMPEAQIPLAQATIYLACAPKSNASYKGINRALKDVAEKETKPVPIHLRDANYRGASQLGHGKGYKYPHDFPDNWVEQQYMPDGIKSGPYYEPTDHGYEAKIKERLEQLRSKQEASKEVAEDSMETNKPPNPQSTEH; the protein is encoded by the coding sequence ATGGATTTGTTCGACCATGCGGCGGAGTCACATTCTGAGATGCCGCTTGCTGCTCGAATGCGTCCTCGGACGCTAGATGAATTCGTCGGCCAGGAACATATAATTGGACCAGGAAAGCTTCTCCGTCGAGCAATCGAAGCTGATGAGCTCCAATCAGCCATATTTTGGGGACCTCCTGGATGCGGGAAGAGTAGCCTAGCAGCTATTATTGCGAAGACTTCTAAAGCTGCATTCGAAAACTTTAGTGCTGTTACCTCAGGCGTCGCTGACATCCGCAAGATAATAGAAAGAGCAAAGGAACGCCAGAAACTCCATGGCAGAAAAACAATCCTCTTCGTAGATGAAATACATCGCTTCAATAAAGCTCAACAAGATGCGTTTCTTCCACACGTGGAAAATGGCACAATTGTGTTAATTGGCGCAACAACCGAAAACCCTTTCTTTGAAGTAAATTCGCCCCTAATCTCACGTTCTCGCATATTCAGGTTTGAGCGCCTTACAGCAAAACAAATCGAACAGCTAATCCGAACAGCAATTGAAGATAAGGAGCGAGGCCTTGGCAATTGGAATGTCGTTATAACTGACGAAGCAATGGCACACCTGGTTGATGTGGCAAATGGCGATGCTCGGGTCGCACTAAATGCTTTAGAACTAGCCGCTCTAACCGTCCCGCCAGACGAAAACGGGCGCCGGGTTGTGACCCTCCAGGTCGCCGAAGACGCCATCCAACAGCGAGCGCTAGCATATGACAAGGATGGCGATAATCACTACGACGTAATCTCGGCGTTCATTAAGTCGATGCGCGGCTCAGACCCAGATGCCGCCCTTTATTGGCTAGCTAGGATGATTTACGCGGGCGAGGACCCCAGATTCATTGCCCGCCGAATTGTAATCCAAGCAGCCGAAGACATAGGGAATGCAGACCCCATGGCGCTTGTTGTAGCAACCGCTGCCGCTCATGCAGTAGAATACGTCGGGATGCCAGAGGCACAAATCCCACTCGCCCAAGCTACTATCTATCTTGCATGTGCACCAAAAAGCAATGCCTCATACAAGGGTATAAACCGTGCCCTCAAAGACGTTGCAGAGAAAGAAACCAAGCCAGTGCCAATTCACCTTCGTGACGCAAACTACCGCGGAGCCAGCCAGCTGGGCCATGGAAAGGGATACAAATACCCCCATGACTTCCCAGATAATTGGGTCGAACAACAGTACATGCCCGACGGAATAAAGTCAGGCCCATATTACGAGCCGACCGACCATGGATACGAAGCAAAAATAAAAGAAAGGCTGGAACAGCTGCGAAGCAAGCAAGAAGCTTCAAAGGAAGTTGCCGAAGACTCCATGGAAACAAACAAACCGCCAAACCCTCAAAGCACTGAGCACTAA
- a CDS encoding glycine--tRNA ligase: MAESLDSIVNLCKRRGLIFPSSEIYGGIGSTWDYGPIGVLLKNNIKAEWWKSIVQERDDIVGLDAAIMMHPDVWRASGHVESFTDPMVDCKQCKRRFRADHLVEAMRTEEDAVKRTPEELRNLEKALEGVRCPECGGELTPMRQFNMMFKTYMGPVEESAAIVYLRPETAQGIFVNFKNVLNATRKKLPFGIAQIGKSFRNEITPGNFIFRTREFEQMEIEYFTRPEEAEEWYKYWLEERYNWYVSLGIKRDNLRLRPHGEDELAHYASACSDVEYKFPMGWSELEGIANRTDYDLKRHMEFSGKDLSYFDEETGERFVPYVIEPSGGVDRTLLAFLSDAYEEIPGGRGEAGAEVEVILRLHPRIAPIKIAVLPLSKKSGLPEIGQKLYQELRKYFFADYDDARSIGRRYRRQDEIGTPWCATVDFQTLEDQAVTIRDRDTMQQVRISLDKVKDWVRDKLEES; this comes from the coding sequence ATGGCCGAAAGCTTGGATAGTATTGTGAACCTTTGTAAGCGAAGAGGATTGATATTCCCTTCAAGTGAGATATACGGTGGGATAGGTTCGACTTGGGACTACGGACCTATTGGCGTCCTATTGAAAAACAATATCAAAGCCGAATGGTGGAAGTCTATTGTTCAAGAGCGTGACGACATAGTTGGACTTGACGCTGCAATCATGATGCATCCAGATGTTTGGAGGGCAAGCGGTCATGTTGAGTCGTTCACTGACCCAATGGTTGACTGCAAGCAATGCAAGCGGCGTTTCCGGGCCGACCACCTAGTTGAGGCAATGCGGACGGAGGAGGATGCCGTCAAGCGCACGCCTGAGGAGTTAAGGAATCTTGAGAAGGCACTCGAAGGCGTAAGGTGTCCTGAATGTGGCGGTGAGCTTACTCCTATGCGGCAGTTCAACATGATGTTCAAGACTTACATGGGGCCTGTGGAGGAAAGTGCGGCAATCGTGTACCTTCGGCCTGAAACGGCACAAGGAATTTTTGTAAACTTCAAAAACGTACTAAATGCTACTAGAAAGAAACTGCCGTTTGGTATTGCACAAATTGGCAAATCATTCCGCAACGAGATTACCCCTGGCAACTTCATTTTCAGAACGCGGGAGTTCGAGCAAATGGAAATCGAATACTTTACGCGTCCTGAGGAGGCTGAGGAGTGGTATAAATATTGGCTGGAAGAGCGCTACAATTGGTATGTTAGCCTTGGCATAAAGCGGGATAATCTGCGGCTTCGGCCACATGGCGAGGATGAGTTAGCCCACTATGCTAGTGCATGCTCTGATGTTGAATACAAGTTCCCCATGGGGTGGAGCGAGCTTGAGGGGATTGCGAACAGGACGGACTATGATCTCAAGCGCCACATGGAGTTCAGCGGGAAGGACCTTAGTTACTTTGATGAGGAAACGGGTGAACGATTTGTGCCCTATGTAATTGAGCCATCGGGCGGCGTAGACCGGACGCTACTAGCGTTTCTATCAGATGCCTATGAGGAAATCCCTGGTGGGCGCGGGGAAGCTGGTGCGGAGGTCGAGGTCATACTTCGGCTACACCCCAGGATTGCACCAATCAAGATTGCAGTTCTCCCTCTTTCCAAAAAGAGCGGCCTACCAGAGATTGGCCAAAAGTTGTACCAGGAACTTCGTAAGTATTTCTTTGCAGATTACGATGATGCTCGAAGCATTGGCCGGCGCTACAGGCGCCAAGATGAAATTGGAACACCTTGGTGTGCGACTGTTGATTTCCAGACGCTAGAGGACCAGGCGGTCACCATCCGCGACCGCGACACGATGCAGCAGGTACGTATTTCTTTAGACAAGGTGAAAGATTGGGTTCGTGACAAGTTGGAAGAAAGCTAA
- a CDS encoding CAP domain-containing protein codes for MTKISLFLGLLMTVSNFTSTTVTNRPPTGYDSVVMTQEEIRFVELVNKERASRGLPQLTVDPLLVQVARAHSEEMAVKHYFSHNSPTPGLKTAMDRYLAALKRRPTWALVGENLFYCSIVDVARGHQALMDSEGHRANILEPRFTAIGVGSYITESGEFYVTQMFLAKTD; via the coding sequence ATGACCAAGATATCGCTTTTCCTCGGTCTTTTGATGACCGTAAGTAACTTTACATCCACCACGGTAACCAACCGTCCGCCTACCGGATATGACAGCGTGGTGATGACCCAGGAAGAGATTAGGTTCGTAGAGCTAGTCAATAAAGAACGAGCTAGTCGAGGACTCCCACAGCTTACGGTTGATCCGCTCTTAGTACAGGTTGCGCGAGCCCACAGCGAGGAGATGGCAGTAAAGCACTATTTTTCTCATAACTCTCCGACGCCTGGATTAAAAACCGCGATGGACCGATATCTTGCGGCGCTCAAGCGCCGACCAACTTGGGCTCTTGTTGGAGAGAACCTATTTTACTGTTCGATAGTTGATGTGGCGCGTGGGCATCAGGCGCTTATGGATAGCGAAGGCCACCGAGCAAATATCCTTGAGCCCAGATTTACGGCGATTGGTGTGGGCAGTTATATCACGGAGTCCGGCGAATTCTACGTAACCCAAATGTTTTTAGCTAAAACTGACTAA
- a CDS encoding proline--tRNA ligase encodes MRYSRLFAPTLREVPADVEMRSHVLLLRAGFIRQLAAGIYEFLPLGWRVLNKISDIIRDEMNKAGAQELLLPTLHPRDLWAESGREAAMSDVLLSTEDRKGTKYYLGPTHEEVITDLVKRNVRSYRDLPLNLYQIQMKFRDEPRPRGGLIRAREFLMKDAYSFHSSEADLDAEYLKMYDTYTAIFKRCGLSTIAVDASSGAIGGKETKEFMLLTDAGEDSIFLCPSCGYAANQEVADFRLIIPEVAEPKREMAEVDTPGVHTVEQVCEFLRTTPDRLLKTLIYMADGKPVAALVRGDRELNEGRFKAILGAKTLEMATPEQIQEYTGGPLGFSGPVGLKIPMYADEETRGMVNFVTGANKKDTHLVNVNWSDIKHPVTWKRLRFAVAGDICDICETPFEEKRGIELGHIFKLRYAISEPLSATFTDEDGADKLIIMGCYGIGVSRIISAVAEVSNDENGLIWPPSIAPYTVHLICANITEEAQQNLAEKTYDLLCKAGIEVLYDDREERAGVKFKDADLIGIPIQIVVGRTAAEGKVEIRDRATKTSEMVAAEEVVQSVRRRLE; translated from the coding sequence TTGCGTTATTCTCGCTTGTTTGCTCCTACACTCAGAGAAGTTCCTGCTGATGTCGAGATGCGGAGTCATGTTCTGCTATTAAGGGCAGGATTTATCCGCCAGCTTGCAGCTGGAATCTACGAATTCCTACCACTTGGGTGGCGAGTGCTTAACAAGATATCGGACATTATCCGTGACGAGATGAACAAAGCCGGCGCTCAAGAGCTACTTCTGCCCACGCTTCACCCAAGGGACCTTTGGGCGGAAAGTGGCCGTGAGGCGGCAATGAGCGATGTTCTTCTCAGCACAGAGGACCGCAAGGGTACGAAGTATTATCTTGGGCCCACGCACGAAGAGGTCATTACCGATTTAGTAAAGCGAAACGTGCGCTCATACCGTGACCTGCCGCTCAACCTCTATCAGATACAGATGAAGTTCCGCGACGAACCAAGGCCACGCGGCGGGTTAATTCGCGCACGGGAATTTCTAATGAAAGACGCTTACTCATTCCACAGCAGTGAAGCAGACCTTGACGCAGAGTATCTTAAAATGTATGACACATATACCGCCATTTTTAAGCGATGCGGCCTATCCACAATTGCTGTTGATGCGAGCAGTGGTGCAATTGGCGGCAAGGAAACAAAGGAGTTTATGCTCCTCACTGATGCAGGTGAAGATTCGATATTCCTGTGCCCATCTTGTGGCTATGCAGCAAACCAGGAAGTCGCGGACTTTCGGCTAATCATTCCGGAAGTTGCCGAGCCAAAGCGAGAGATGGCAGAAGTGGACACACCCGGCGTTCACACAGTTGAACAAGTTTGCGAATTCCTCCGCACAACCCCCGACCGCTTACTCAAGACCCTCATTTACATGGCGGATGGCAAGCCCGTCGCGGCGCTAGTTCGGGGCGACCGAGAGCTAAATGAAGGACGCTTCAAAGCAATTCTAGGAGCTAAAACGCTTGAGATGGCAACTCCTGAACAGATTCAAGAATACACGGGCGGACCACTTGGCTTCAGCGGTCCTGTGGGATTAAAAATACCGATGTACGCAGACGAAGAGACGCGCGGCATGGTGAACTTCGTGACAGGAGCAAACAAGAAAGATACCCATTTGGTGAACGTAAACTGGTCCGACATCAAACATCCAGTCACATGGAAGCGCCTGAGATTCGCTGTTGCAGGCGACATCTGTGACATATGCGAAACTCCGTTCGAAGAAAAGCGCGGCATTGAGCTTGGCCACATTTTCAAGCTCCGATATGCAATCTCAGAACCACTCAGCGCAACTTTTACCGACGAGGACGGAGCAGATAAGCTCATAATTATGGGTTGCTATGGGATTGGCGTCAGCCGTATCATCTCAGCAGTCGCCGAGGTTAGCAACGACGAAAATGGCCTTATTTGGCCGCCTAGCATTGCTCCATACACGGTCCATCTAATCTGTGCGAACATCACGGAGGAAGCCCAACAGAACCTTGCTGAAAAGACTTACGACCTCCTATGTAAAGCTGGCATTGAGGTGCTTTACGACGACCGCGAGGAGCGTGCTGGGGTAAAATTCAAAGATGCCGATTTGATTGGTATACCCATCCAGATTGTTGTCGGCAGGACAGCTGCGGAAGGCAAGGTCGAAATTCGCGATCGAGCAACCAAGACAAGTGAAATGGTCGCCGCAGAAGAAGTTGTCCAGTCTGTTCGCCGACGACTGGAATAA
- a CDS encoding galactokinase, which yields MADLKQRIEHLKEKFEEVFAGPPKVIVRAPGRVNLIGEHTDYNDGYVLPIAIDREILIAASKSSDSMFHLYSDNFDRIAVFSLDNIQKDPENKWSNYPRGVAWMLQKRRKHIEPTNMVIHGDVPLGAGLSSSAAFEVASAMAFQALYGFEMTGEEMALLCQAAENKFVGVNCGIMDQFISRLGSKDHALFIDCRTLESSPVPLPSEEVKVIVADTTRKRGLVDSEYNVRRAQCEEAVSILRRYLPHIRALRDVTVSDFRRYGHHLPPTVRRRAEHVITENERVLKSTEALRHGKLSIFGRLMNQSHESLRDLYEVSCRELDALVEAAWKIPGVYGSRMTGAGFGGCTVSLVANEAVDEFLERVPQDYKARIGITPHVYVCSPSDGAAVIACN from the coding sequence ATGGCGGATCTTAAGCAGCGTATTGAGCATTTAAAAGAGAAGTTTGAGGAAGTCTTTGCCGGGCCTCCTAAAGTAATTGTACGCGCTCCGGGACGCGTGAATCTTATCGGTGAACATACCGACTATAACGATGGATATGTGCTTCCAATTGCAATAGACCGTGAGATACTTATAGCCGCTTCTAAGTCGTCGGACTCGATGTTCCACTTGTATTCAGACAACTTCGACCGAATTGCTGTTTTCTCATTAGACAACATTCAAAAAGACCCAGAAAACAAATGGAGCAATTACCCTCGGGGCGTGGCGTGGATGCTTCAAAAGCGCAGAAAGCACATAGAACCAACAAACATGGTCATACACGGAGATGTGCCCTTAGGTGCAGGCTTGAGCTCGTCTGCCGCCTTTGAGGTCGCATCAGCTATGGCATTCCAGGCGCTTTATGGTTTTGAGATGACCGGCGAGGAGATGGCGCTTCTTTGTCAAGCTGCGGAGAATAAGTTTGTAGGCGTGAACTGTGGCATCATGGATCAGTTCATTTCACGCTTGGGTAGCAAAGATCACGCACTTTTTATTGACTGTCGGACTCTGGAATCCTCACCTGTGCCCCTACCATCAGAAGAGGTAAAAGTGATTGTTGCAGACACCACACGGAAGAGGGGGCTGGTGGATTCTGAATACAATGTTCGGCGTGCCCAGTGTGAGGAGGCGGTATCAATACTTAGGCGCTACCTTCCGCATATACGTGCCCTTCGGGATGTGACGGTTTCGGATTTTCGTAGATATGGTCACCACCTTCCACCAACGGTACGCAGGCGGGCAGAACACGTAATTACCGAGAATGAGCGCGTTCTTAAGAGCACTGAGGCATTACGTCATGGCAAGCTCTCCATCTTCGGTCGGTTGATGAACCAGTCGCATGAATCGCTTAGAGATCTTTATGAAGTCAGTTGTAGGGAGCTCGATGCGCTGGTTGAGGCGGCTTGGAAAATACCCGGCGTGTATGGAAGCAGGATGACGGGAGCCGGGTTTGGTGGATGCACTGTTAGCTTAGTCGCCAACGAAGCTGTGGATGAATTTCTTGAGCGCGTGCCTCAAGATTACAAAGCGCGCATAGGGATAACTCCGCACGTATATGTATGCTCCCCGTCAGATGGGGCCGCTGTTATCGCGTGTAATTAA
- the galT gene encoding galactose-1-phosphate uridylyltransferase, whose amino-acid sequence MSELRWNPLLEQWVITATHRQDRTFFPPDDYCPLCPTKKGGFPTEVPAENYEIVAFDNKFPSLQRRPPEPAIEGNDIYKVRPAAGVCEVVLYSPEHQGTLTGMSVEHIKNLIAVWTDRYCELGRLDFVDYVFIFENKGKEIGVTLTHPHGQIYAYPFIPPIIQKELDSCRKHYKKTRRCLLCDIIEREIMDGRRIVDTNKSFVAFVPFYARYPYEVHILPRDHKRSLKEFTEGERLDLARILKTVLTKYDNLWGFDLPYMMVLHQKPTDGKQYKYYHFHIEFYPPYRTPTKLKFLAGSESGAGVFINDTLAEEKAKELREAKPKT is encoded by the coding sequence GTGTCAGAACTACGGTGGAATCCTCTGCTTGAGCAGTGGGTAATTACTGCAACACATCGCCAGGACCGGACTTTTTTCCCTCCTGACGATTATTGTCCGCTGTGTCCTACCAAGAAAGGCGGTTTTCCAACGGAAGTTCCGGCGGAAAACTATGAAATCGTTGCATTTGACAACAAGTTTCCATCTCTTCAGCGACGACCTCCAGAACCAGCCATAGAAGGGAACGATATATACAAAGTCCGCCCAGCTGCCGGGGTTTGTGAGGTTGTTCTTTATTCGCCAGAGCATCAGGGCACGCTGACGGGGATGAGTGTTGAGCATATTAAAAACCTGATTGCTGTATGGACTGACCGTTATTGTGAGCTTGGCCGCCTTGATTTTGTAGACTATGTCTTTATATTCGAGAATAAGGGTAAGGAAATTGGCGTCACGCTTACGCATCCCCATGGACAAATTTACGCATATCCTTTCATTCCACCAATCATTCAAAAGGAACTTGATTCTTGTCGAAAGCATTATAAAAAGACTAGGCGGTGCCTACTTTGCGATATTATTGAGCGCGAGATTATGGATGGGCGACGAATTGTAGATACTAATAAAAGTTTCGTAGCGTTTGTCCCATTTTATGCAAGATATCCGTATGAGGTGCACATACTCCCGCGAGACCACAAGCGTTCGCTTAAGGAGTTTACCGAAGGCGAGAGATTGGACCTTGCTCGGATTTTAAAGACAGTGCTGACTAAATATGACAACCTTTGGGGTTTTGACCTGCCCTATATGATGGTGCTTCATCAAAAGCCGACCGACGGAAAGCAGTACAAGTACTATCATTTCCACATTGAATTCTATCCTCCCTACAGAACGCCAACCAAGCTCAAATTTCTTGCGGGGTCGGAGTCGGGCGCTGGGGTTTTTATTAATGATACACTTGCAGAAGAAAAAGCAAAGGAACTTCGGGAAGCAAAGCCTAAGACCTAA